Part of the Deltaproteobacteria bacterium genome, ACAAAGATCGCGTCATCTATGTCGGCGATTCACCCAACGACTGCCCCATGTTTGCCTTTTTCCCCCATTCCGTAGGCGTCGCCAACATTCTTGACTTCAAGGGGCGCCTGGATTGTGAGCCCTCCTGGATCACGGTCGCGAGCGGCGGACGGGGGTTCGCCGAAATGGCGGAGGTGTTGCTGTCTGCTTGAACCGCAAGGTGGCAGATATAATCTAACCTATTTCTCGGTGTCAACCAGGCCCTTTACAAACCAGCGCTGCATCATCAGCACCACCAGTATCGGCGGCAGCATGACGATCAGGGCACCGGCCAGGGCCACGTTCCAGTAGGGCAGGTCATCGGCCTGGGGTATCAGGTTCTGCAGCCCGATAACCGCCGTCATCATTTTCGGGTTGGTGGTTATCAAAAGCGGCCACAGGTACTGATTCCATCCGTACACGAACTCGATTACCACCAACGCCGCTATGTTGGTTTTCGAGAGGGGCAGCAGGATCTTTCTGAAAAAAACCATCGGTGAAGCGCCGTCCATTTTGGCCGCCTCGCACAGTTCCTCCGGAACCGTCAGAAAGAACTGACGGAACAGAAAGGTACAGGTGGCCGATGCCACCAGAGGCAGAATCAACCCCTGATAACTGTCCAGAAGGCTCAGGTCCAGGTTGACCTCTATGTCATGCCCTGCAATCCAGGCGGCAATCCCATCCAGGTGCAGCGCCGACCATAGAGAATTGAAGGGACCAAACAGGTTGGCGGCGATCTCGTATGTGGGCAGAATCCGGACCTCAACCGGCAGCATCAGGGTACAAAATACCGTTACGAAAGCAACCGTCCGGAACCGATAGTCGAAATAGACAATGGAAAAGGCACCCAGCATGGATACGATGATTTTACCGATGGTGATCCCGGAAGCCATAATGAACGAATTGACAAGCTGGGTTCCCAGATCTCCCTTTTCCCAGGCAGCCTGAAGATTGGCCGCTAACTGGTCGCCGGGGATCAACGGCATGGGTACGCGCGAGACCTCATCGATGGGCAGCGTGGCCGCTATCACCGCATAGATGATGGGAAAGCCGACGATCAAGATCCCCAGCATCAGTAAAATATAGGTAGCGGTATCCAGTATCGGTGTTTTTTCTACCATTTGCTCACAATCGCATTAACCGGAGAACCGCTATCCGGTGTATTGAACCTTTCTTTCCACATATTTGAACTGCAAAACCGTTATCAAGATGATCAACAGCATCAAAACGATGGACTGGGCGGAAGACGAGCCCAGGTTCAGGCCGATAAATCCGTCCTGGTAAACCTTGTAAACCAGAATATTCGTGGCCCCGCCGGGGCCGCCCTGGGTCACCGTGTGGATGACACCGAAGGTTTCAAAAAACGAATAGATAATGTTCATGACGGTTACAAAAAACAGGGTAGGGGACAAAAGCGGCAGCGTGATGGACCAAAAGCGCCTGAACGGATTGGCACCATCCATGGCGGCCGCCTCGATCAGGGATTTCGGAACGGACTGCATACCGGCCAGAAAAAACACGAAATTGTAGCTGATCTCCTTCCATGCACTGGCCATCACGACCATGACGAGGGCATCGCCTCCCCTGAGCACCGGGTTCCAGTCGATCCCGAACCAGCGCTTGATGGCCAACGCAACGATGCCGTAGGAGGGATGCAGCAGGAACAGCCATAAAATTCCGGAAATCGCCGGGGCCACGGCGTATGGCCAGATCAGCAGCGTCCGGATCAGGGCCTTGGCTTTTAACGCCCGGTTGGCCATGGTAGCGATGAAAAGGCCCAGGGTTATGGACACAAAGGCCGTGGAGGCGCTGAACAGCAAGGTCGTGACCACCGAGCGAAGATACAGCGGATCCTTGAACAAAGCGATAAAATTGTCAAACCAAACAAACGTGTTGTGCAGGCCAAAAGGATCGCTGAGCATAAATGACTGCATCAATCCCTGGGCGGCCGGCCAGTAAAAAAAGGTCGCCGTAATCAGTATCTGGGGCAGGATCAACAGATACGGTAAAAATCTCGATTTGAAAATGGATCGTTTTATCATGCGGCTTGAAGGCAGTTGCAGTGTTTCCCCCGGTATGGAGGAAACACTGCATTGTTCATCGGAGTTGAGCGGTTGCCAAGCTACTTATACGTTTTTTCGAACTCCCTGAGTTTCAGATTGCTGCGTTTCACGGCGCTGTCCAACGCTTCCTGAGGTGTTTTGGTATCATTCCAAACGAGCTCCAGTTCCTCGTTGATGATGTTTCGGATCTGAATGAAGTACCCCAGTCGCAGGCCGCGTGAGATCTTGGTCGGATCACGACGGGTCATCTGATGGATGCCGACCTCCTGATAGGGGTTGGCATCGAAATAGCCGACATCCTTGAGGCTTTTGTATGAGGTCAGGGTGATGGGAAAATAACCGGTTTCCATATGCCAGAACCCCTGCATCCTGTTGGTGGCCAGAAAGGCTAAAAAGGCGGCCACGCCTTTGTACTCTTCTTTGCTGTGTCCCTTTAGAACCCAGTTGGACGCCCCGCCGATGATGGAGTTCTGGGGTTCTTTCATCCAGGATTCCACCGGGAGGGGAGCGACGTCCCACTTGAAGTCCTTGACCGCTTTTTTCAGTTTGGCAATGCCGCTGATGGAATCGATATAAAGGCCGGCATTCTGAGCAATGAATTCCGCCTTGGGCCCCTGATATTTCTGGCCACCGTAAAAAAAACGTCCATCGGCCATCCATGACTTCAAGCGGGCGATGTGATTCACCACCTTCTCGTTATTGATCAACAATTCACAATCCAACCCCTCGTATCCGTTGGCCTTGCTGGCAAAGGGAATGTTGTGAATAGCGCTGTAGTTTTCGATCTGCGTCCAGGACTGCCAGGCCGTCACCAGTCCACCGGGAACCCCCGATTTCACTAGTTTTCCCGTTATTTCGGCCATGTCGTCCCAGGAGATCGGCTTCGTCTTGGACAACAGGGGGATGCCCGCCTTTTTAAACAGATCGACGTTGTAATACATAACCGGCGTCGAAGAATTGAACGGCATGGACATCAAGTTGCCGTCAGCGTTCATGTAATAAGACAGCACCGGCTGAAGGTAGTCTTTCCAGTTTATATCGTACCCCATATCCTTCATCAGTTCATATACCGGGTATATCGCTCCGGAAAGCATCATGGTCTGGGTGCCGACCTCGAAAGACTGAAGAATGTGGGGTTGTTTATTCGCCCGGATAGCCGCCACACCGGCATTGACGGTTTCGTCGTAGTTGCCCTTGTTGGTGCCGACAACAACGTACTTGTCCTGAGACTCGTTGAATTGCTTGATCATGTAGTTGCACACCTCACCTCGTGCACTTCTCATGGCATGCCACCAATGGATGGTAATCGGTGCTGCCGCAACCTGGCCGGCAAAAAATATCACAATGGCCAAACACATCAATACGGTTACAGATCGACGCTTTTTCATAACACATACCTCCTTTGGTTGATGTTGGCGCATATCCTTGAAAAGCATTCTCATTACATCACCTTCTTCTCCATTTAACCTAGTTATTTTCAAACATGGGTGGAGTCAAGGGTTATTATCCCGCTTCGCCGCGCCGGCAACATTTAAATAAAAGCATCCTGGCGGATTAAAGAAAACTTGACTTTGGAATGCAAAACATGATCAATTTCATGGATGTGCATGATACAGTATTCGCCATAATATCCTGCATATTTCTTAGGCGTTACGGTTCTCATCATCGCCTGTCGCAATCATCGCCCAAAGGATCGGAAATGCCTGAATTGAGCAATTTTCGGGCTTGCCGCAGACGCAGGGAATTTGAAACGCTCAACTTGAGAAGTGGTGTCCTGTATGGCAAAAGTTATTCTTGAACATGTGACCAAGGCGTTCGGTAAAACCGAAGTGGTCCACGGCATCGACCTCGAAATAGCGGACCAGGAGTTCGCGGTATTGGTAGGACCGTCGGGGTGTGGCAAATCGACGGTGCTGAGAATGATCGCTGGCTTGGAACAGATTACTGGTGGACGCATAGAGATCGGCGACCGCATCGTCAATGATGTGGCTCCGAAAGACCGAAGCGTGGCCATGGTTTTCCAGAATTACGCCCTGTATCCCCACATGAATGTATTCAACAACATGTCATTCGGACTTAAACTTCGAAAAACACCCAAATCCGAAATCGAAAAACGCGTTAAGGACGCCGCCCACATTCTCGGTCTCGAAGATCTTCTGATGCGCAAACCGTTCGAGCTTTCCGGAGGGCAACGGCAGCGGGTGGCCATGGGACGCGCCATCGTCCGCAAACCGTCCGTGTTTCTGTTCGATGAACCGCTTTCGAACCTGGATGCCAAACTGCGCACCCAGATGCGCACGGAAATAAAGCGACTTCATCAGAACGTCCAGTCCACCATCATATACGTCACCCATGATCAAGTAGAAGCCATGACCCTTGCCGACCGCATCGTCGTCATGAAAGATGGAAATGTCGAACAAGTCGGAAAACCGCTCGACCTGTTCGAAAAACCGGACAACACCTTTGTCGCCGGTTTTATCGGAACCCCCCCCATGAATCTGGTGCCGGCCCGGGTGGTATCCGACCAATCCGGCCTGTCGCTTCAATTCAACCCGGACATACGGCTTCCCATTCCTGAAAAGACAAACCACCAGGTCAAAGATGGGATGTCGGTTATCGTGGGACTGAGGACGGAAGATCTCACCATCGATAACGGCAACCACGGCTTTCCCGATGACTGGAAGATCAGCGGCATCGTCGAAGTGGTCGAGCCCCTCGGCGGAGAAACCATTATGCACATGGATTTCGGAGGTGTTACCTTCATCGCCAAAAGCGAAGGGCGGCGCATCATTCGCCCCGGCGAAAAGATCCATATCGCCATGAACCTGGAACACCTGCATGTGTTCGATGCAGCGTCATCCCTTTCGATATACTGATCTAAACAGAAAAACCACTATGCAATCACCACAAACAAGGAGGATATGATGCAAGTAACCGTAACCAAATCCAAGACCCTGAAACCCAGACCGGATGAATCCAACCTCGGTTTCGGCACCATATTCACCGACCACATGTTCAACATGGACTACAGCGTTGAAAAGGGCTGGCACAATCCGAGAATCGAACCCTATGGCACCATTCCCATGGACCCGTCGACCATGGTGCTGCACTACGGCCAGGGCGTCTTCGAAGGCCTGAAGGCATACCGCACCGACGCGGGTGGTGTGCAGCTTTTCCGCCCCCTGGACAACTTCAAGCGCATGAACCGCTCGTCGAAGCTCCTCTGCATTCCCGAACACGACGAAACGCTCGCCCTGAAAGCCCTCAAACAGCTGCTTGAAATCGAAAAGGACTGGGTGCCCGGCCAACCGGGAACCAGCCTCTACATTCGGCCAACCATCATCGCCACCGATCCTTTTTTGGGGGTGCGCGCTTCCTTTACCTACCGGTTCTTCATTATTTTGTCACCGGTGGGCGCCTACTATCCGGAAGGATTCAATCCCGTAAAGATCCTGGTTTCCAAAGACCATGTTCGGGCCGTAAGGGGAGGCGTCGGCGAAGCTAAAACGCCGGGAAACTACGCCGCCAGCCTGCTGGCCGGGGAAAAGGCCCACGAGGAAGGCTACACCCAGGTCCTCTGGCTGGACGGTGTGGAAAAGAAATATATCGAGGAAGTCGGATCCATGAACATCTTCTTTGTTATCGACGACGTCATCGTAACGCCCATGTTGAGCGGGAGCATCCTGCCCGGCATCACCCGCAATTCAGTCATCCAGCTGGCCGACCACTGGGGCTTGAAGGTCAGTGAAAGAAAAATCAGTATCGACGACGTCATGCAGGCTCAGGCATCCGGAAGCCTGACCGAAATATTCGGCTCCGGAACCGCAGCCGTTATCTCGCCGGTGGGTGAGCTCAAGTACGGCGATAAGGTCATTCCCATTGGCGACGGCGGTGTCGGACCCATCGCCAAGCGCCTTTTCGATGCGATCCAGGATATTCAGTACGGCAAAATCGAGGATCCCATGGGATGGACCGAACCGGTGGTGTAACGATTAACGCCAAAAAACGTTAATCGCGAGAATCGAAACCCTGAAAGCCTATGTTAAACCGTAAAAGCCCTCTGGCGGCATTTGTAGAAAAAATGACGGCGGCGGATATCGCACCTTCGGTTATCGCCACGTTTTCCCATTACTACCAACAGATCGCCGATGGCGAGACCGGGCTTGTGCCCGAAAAAGACCTTGCACCGGTAGCCACAGAAGAGGTGCCGGCATTGGCGGACCTGTCCCGATACAGGGATGCCGGCAAAAAGGCCCTGAAAAATGCGGCCGCTATCATCCTCAACGGCGGCCTGGGCACCAGCATGGGCCTCACCGGCGCCAAATCACTTCTCGAGATAAAAAACGGCCTGTCGTTTCTTGAGATCAAGCTGCGCCAGGCCGAAATGAGCGGGGTTCGTCCGGTGTTCATGAACTCCTTCAACACCCACGCGGATACCCTTGCAACCCTCGCGCGCCTCCGGCCGGCAACCGCCCCCTACTATTTTATTCAGAATAAATTCCCAAAAATACGGCAGGCCGATCTGCGTCCGGCCACCTGGCCCCAAAACCCCGACATGGAGTGGAACCCGCCCGGCCATGGCGACATCTATTCCGCCCTGCATGGTTCCGGATTGCTCCAAAAACTATTGGACGAAGGCATTGAATACGCCCTGATTTCCAATTCCGACAACCTTGGCGCCACCCTGGATCCCGTGCTGCTGGGCTATGTTGCCGACAACCATTATCCCTTCATGATGGAGGTCGCCCGGCGGACGCCGGCGGACCGGAAGGGCGGCCACATCGCCCGTCATAAAAAGGGCAACCTTATTCTGCGGGAAATTGCCCAGTGCCCGCCGGATGAGGTCGAGGCGTTTCAGGACATTCGGCGCTACAGTTATTTCAACACCAACAACATCTGGGTGAACCTGGTCCATTTAAACGCCCTGATTCAGGAACACGGAGCCGTCTATCTGCCGATCATCCTGAATCCCAAAACCCTCGATCCCCGAGCTGCAGACAGCCCGCCGGTATTTCAGATTGAAACCGCCATGGGAGCGGCCATCTCTCTTTTTCAAAACGCGGCCGTCGTTCAGACCACCGACACCCGTTTTTTTCCGGTAAAAACATGCAATGAACTTCTGGTTATACAGTCCGATCGATATCAACTGACGTCGGACTACCGCATCGTCGACAATCGGAACAGCCCCCCCGGTCGCATCCATATTCATCTCGATCAGAAATATTTCGGAAAAATAGACATGTACCACGATCGGTTCGGCAAAGGAATTCCCAGCCTTGTCGCCTGCGAATCCCTTGAAGTAGAGGGCGATGTTTTCTTTGAAGCCGATGTGCAGCTGCAGGGCCGTGTCGTCATCCGAAACCGAACCGGTGCACCGGCTACCATCAAAAAGGGAACCGTCATCGAGGGTGAGCTTCTGTTATGAATCCTTGGTGGACAATTTATTTGAAAATGCTTATATTGTTGTTGATAAAAGGGCGTCATTCGGGACCGAATGGCGCTGAAACCGTAAATGGTTGCTGATTCATTGCCTGCGTTCGCATGTCACCGATTCCATCCACACCGCATACCTTCCCGTTGCAGGCAACCGGAAGTATGTATCTTGGAGGTGTAATGATGAAAGTCCGCTTCAAAAAAATTCTCTGCACCACGGACTTGTCGGATCTTTCCAACACATCCATCACCTACGGAATGGCTCTGGCCCAGGAATTCAACGCCAAGCTGTTCGTCGCGCATGTTGTGGATCTGACATCCGCCGTGGCTTACGGCGAGGTGCTGTTCGCGCCCGCTGAAATTCAGGAAAAAACCGTCGTTTTTGCAAAGGAGCAGATCGAAAGCCAGATGCGGAATGCTTCCTGCGACTGGGAGACCATCGTTCCGATCGGCCACCCGGCCGATGAAATATTCAACATCGTGGAAACACAGGGCATCGACCTGGTTATTTCAGCAACCCATGGGCGTACCGGACTGAAGCGCATTGTTCTCGGATCCGTTACCGGCAGGTTAATGCGGTCGCTGCCGTGCCCCTTCATGATCGTCCGGAGGAAGGAAAACCAAACCGCATTCTTCAAGCGGATTCTGATCGGATGCGATTTTTCACAGGATTCCAACCTGGCTTTTGAGTATGGACTCAGTCTGGCCCAGGAATTTCAATCGGAGCTCCATCTGGTGCATGTCATGGAAACCGACGACTACAGGGATTTGCTGAAAAACGGAAAAGAAGCGCAATCCGAATCGAAGGAGCAGGAAGAATCGCGGGAAAGGATGCGGCAAATGCTGCCGGCGGAGTCCTACAACTGGTGCCAGCCGAAACTTGTTTTACTGGCGGGGCGGCCCTTCGAGGAAATCACAAAATACGCCCTTTTTAACCACATCGACCTGATTGTACTGGGCATCCGCGGGCACAACCTCATCGAAACCCTGTTTGCCGGATCCACCACGGACCGTGTTTCCCGTCAATCGCCCTGTCCGATTCTTTCGGTCTGCCCGGTACCGTGAAAGGCTTTTCCCGTCACTCCCTGACTATCGATTACCTGTTTTGATGCCATGGCTCCTCATCTGCGACTGACCCAAAAGCCCCTGCCCGGAAACCATGTAAGCATGGTCCAGGGAGACACCCTTGAAATTACGCTGGAAAGCGCCCCCCCCGCTAAGGGCGGCGCCTGGCTCCGCACCAACGTCGGTCATGCCGCCCCCGGACGGGACGCAATCATCGCCCATGTGGACGACAACGCGCCCCTGTTGGGCCGCGACTGGTTCGATATCCCCATGCAGCGGTTGCCCAACGGTTGCCATTCGATTGTATTGGGATTGTCCGAAGTCGGCCACTTTCAGGCCAAATGCTTCCTGCTCCCTGAGAATACGCAGGAACCGTTGTGGCCTTCAGGCGAGAACCTGGTCATCAACGTCGGACCTGCCGACACCTGCTGCGGCAACACCATCTACAATGCTTTCGTCCGCCTTTTCGGACCCAACAAACACGGGCCGGCGCACGCGAAAAACGCCTATGCCGAAACCATAAAAGCCCTGGACCAGGCCGGTTATACCATCATTCCACCCTCCGGTACCTTTCGGAGCCTGATATCCGACCTGGATTTCATTATCGGAACCCTGGGCTGTAGAATCATCCAACTGCTTCCCATTCATCCCACGCCGACAACCTACGCCCGCATGGGGAGATTCGGCAGCCCATACGCCTCCTTGAGTTTTACGGCCGTTGACCCCGCGCTGGCGGAATTCGACCCCAAGGCGACACCGCTGGATCAATTTCTCGAGCTCGTGGATGCGGTGCACACCCGCAACGGAAAGCTCTTTCTGGATATCGCCATCAACCATACCGGCTGGGCCGCCAGCCTGCATGCCACCCACCCACACTGGCTGGCGCGCACCCCGGAAGGGGAGATCGAAGTGCCGGGCGCATGGGGTGTCACCTGGGCCGACCTGACCAGGCTTGACTATCGCCAT contains:
- a CDS encoding ABC transporter permease subunit gives rise to the protein MVEKTPILDTATYILLMLGILIVGFPIIYAVIAATLPIDEVSRVPMPLIPGDQLAANLQAAWEKGDLGTQLVNSFIMASGITIGKIIVSMLGAFSIVYFDYRFRTVAFVTVFCTLMLPVEVRILPTYEIAANLFGPFNSLWSALHLDGIAAWIAGHDIEVNLDLSLLDSYQGLILPLVASATCTFLFRQFFLTVPEELCEAAKMDGASPMVFFRKILLPLSKTNIAALVVIEFVYGWNQYLWPLLITTNPKMMTAVIGLQNLIPQADDLPYWNVALAGALIVMLPPILVVLMMQRWFVKGLVDTEK
- a CDS encoding branched-chain amino acid aminotransferase; this encodes MQVTVTKSKTLKPRPDESNLGFGTIFTDHMFNMDYSVEKGWHNPRIEPYGTIPMDPSTMVLHYGQGVFEGLKAYRTDAGGVQLFRPLDNFKRMNRSSKLLCIPEHDETLALKALKQLLEIEKDWVPGQPGTSLYIRPTIIATDPFLGVRASFTYRFFIILSPVGAYYPEGFNPVKILVSKDHVRAVRGGVGEAKTPGNYAASLLAGEKAHEEGYTQVLWLDGVEKKYIEEVGSMNIFFVIDDVIVTPMLSGSILPGITRNSVIQLADHWGLKVSERKISIDDVMQAQASGSLTEIFGSGTAAVISPVGELKYGDKVIPIGDGGVGPIAKRLFDAIQDIQYGKIEDPMGWTEPVV
- the ugpB gene encoding sn-glycerol-3-phosphate ABC transporter substrate-binding protein UgpB → MKKRRSVTVLMCLAIVIFFAGQVAAAPITIHWWHAMRSARGEVCNYMIKQFNESQDKYVVVGTNKGNYDETVNAGVAAIRANKQPHILQSFEVGTQTMMLSGAIYPVYELMKDMGYDINWKDYLQPVLSYYMNADGNLMSMPFNSSTPVMYYNVDLFKKAGIPLLSKTKPISWDDMAEITGKLVKSGVPGGLVTAWQSWTQIENYSAIHNIPFASKANGYEGLDCELLINNEKVVNHIARLKSWMADGRFFYGGQKYQGPKAEFIAQNAGLYIDSISGIAKLKKAVKDFKWDVAPLPVESWMKEPQNSIIGGASNWVLKGHSKEEYKGVAAFLAFLATNRMQGFWHMETGYFPITLTSYKSLKDVGYFDANPYQEVGIHQMTRRDPTKISRGLRLGYFIQIRNIINEELELVWNDTKTPQEALDSAVKRSNLKLREFEKTYK
- the ugpA gene encoding sn-glycerol-3-phosphate ABC transporter permease UgpA; its protein translation is MIKRSIFKSRFLPYLLILPQILITATFFYWPAAQGLMQSFMLSDPFGLHNTFVWFDNFIALFKDPLYLRSVVTTLLFSASTAFVSITLGLFIATMANRALKAKALIRTLLIWPYAVAPAISGILWLFLLHPSYGIVALAIKRWFGIDWNPVLRGGDALVMVVMASAWKEISYNFVFFLAGMQSVPKSLIEAAAMDGANPFRRFWSITLPLLSPTLFFVTVMNIIYSFFETFGVIHTVTQGGPGGATNILVYKVYQDGFIGLNLGSSSAQSIVLMLLIILITVLQFKYVERKVQYTG
- the ugpC gene encoding sn-glycerol-3-phosphate ABC transporter ATP-binding protein UgpC produces the protein MAKVILEHVTKAFGKTEVVHGIDLEIADQEFAVLVGPSGCGKSTVLRMIAGLEQITGGRIEIGDRIVNDVAPKDRSVAMVFQNYALYPHMNVFNNMSFGLKLRKTPKSEIEKRVKDAAHILGLEDLLMRKPFELSGGQRQRVAMGRAIVRKPSVFLFDEPLSNLDAKLRTQMRTEIKRLHQNVQSTIIYVTHDQVEAMTLADRIVVMKDGNVEQVGKPLDLFEKPDNTFVAGFIGTPPMNLVPARVVSDQSGLSLQFNPDIRLPIPEKTNHQVKDGMSVIVGLRTEDLTIDNGNHGFPDDWKISGIVEVVEPLGGETIMHMDFGGVTFIAKSEGRRIIRPGEKIHIAMNLEHLHVFDAASSLSIY
- a CDS encoding UTP--glucose-1-phosphate uridylyltransferase, which encodes MLNRKSPLAAFVEKMTAADIAPSVIATFSHYYQQIADGETGLVPEKDLAPVATEEVPALADLSRYRDAGKKALKNAAAIILNGGLGTSMGLTGAKSLLEIKNGLSFLEIKLRQAEMSGVRPVFMNSFNTHADTLATLARLRPATAPYYFIQNKFPKIRQADLRPATWPQNPDMEWNPPGHGDIYSALHGSGLLQKLLDEGIEYALISNSDNLGATLDPVLLGYVADNHYPFMMEVARRTPADRKGGHIARHKKGNLILREIAQCPPDEVEAFQDIRRYSYFNTNNIWVNLVHLNALIQEHGAVYLPIILNPKTLDPRAADSPPVFQIETAMGAAISLFQNAAVVQTTDTRFFPVKTCNELLVIQSDRYQLTSDYRIVDNRNSPPGRIHIHLDQKYFGKIDMYHDRFGKGIPSLVACESLEVEGDVFFEADVQLQGRVVIRNRTGAPATIKKGTVIEGELLL
- a CDS encoding universal stress protein, which produces MMKVRFKKILCTTDLSDLSNTSITYGMALAQEFNAKLFVAHVVDLTSAVAYGEVLFAPAEIQEKTVVFAKEQIESQMRNASCDWETIVPIGHPADEIFNIVETQGIDLVISATHGRTGLKRIVLGSVTGRLMRSLPCPFMIVRRKENQTAFFKRILIGCDFSQDSNLAFEYGLSLAQEFQSELHLVHVMETDDYRDLLKNGKEAQSESKEQEESRERMRQMLPAESYNWCQPKLVLLAGRPFEEITKYALFNHIDLIVLGIRGHNLIETLFAGSTTDRVSRQSPCPILSVCPVP